From a single Adhaeribacter swui genomic region:
- a CDS encoding response regulator transcription factor, with amino-acid sequence MKILLVEDEPKVASFIKKGLEEQSYDVDQAYDGFIGKRLALEKPYDLIILDIILPQLNGLEVCKAIRQQNSSVAILMLTALGNTTDKIEGLDAGADDYLVKPFEFQELLARIRALTRRKNDFPSTEILKIADLELDMARKTVTRNNQPITLTAREFALLSYLMRNKSRVVSRVDIIENVWETSFDTGSNVIDVYINFLRKKIDKDHATKLIHTLVGMGYVIKET; translated from the coding sequence ATGAAAATACTCTTAGTTGAAGATGAACCCAAAGTAGCTTCTTTTATAAAAAAAGGTTTAGAAGAACAATCCTACGACGTAGATCAAGCTTATGATGGATTTATTGGTAAACGCCTAGCCCTGGAAAAACCGTACGATTTAATTATTCTGGATATTATCTTGCCGCAGTTAAACGGGCTGGAAGTATGTAAAGCAATCCGGCAGCAAAATTCTTCGGTGGCTATTTTAATGCTTACGGCCTTGGGTAACACCACCGACAAAATTGAAGGCTTAGATGCCGGCGCCGACGATTATTTGGTAAAACCATTTGAGTTTCAGGAATTACTGGCCCGCATCCGGGCGCTTACCCGGCGTAAAAATGATTTCCCCAGTACCGAAATTTTAAAAATTGCTGATTTAGAGTTAGACATGGCTCGCAAAACAGTAACCCGCAATAACCAACCCATAACCTTAACCGCGCGCGAATTTGCCTTGCTTTCGTATTTAATGCGCAATAAAAGCCGGGTAGTTTCGCGGGTAGATATTATTGAAAACGTTTGGGAAACTTCTTTTGATACGGGCAGCAACGTAATCGACGTGTACATTAACTTTTTGCGTAAGAAAATTGATAAAGATCATGCGACTAAGTTAATTCACACGCTGGTAGGTATGGGGTACGTTATTAAAGAAACCTGA
- a CDS encoding xylulokinase, whose amino-acid sequence MYLLGYDIGSSSVKATLINAETDAVLRSAFAPAQEMGMIVKQEGWAEQDPERWWHYLSEVTHQVIRESRIQASDIKAIGIAYQMHGLVVVDQNQQVLRPSIIWCDSRAVRYGDKAFREIGAETCLSCYLNSPGNFTASKLKWVKENEPEIFKKIDKFMLPGDYIAMKLSGKVQTTASGLSEGILWNFQKNEPAFDLLDYYGIPAQLIPEIVPSFGLQAEVSSSAAAELGLAAGTPIAYRAGDQPNNAFSLNVLHPGEIAATAGTSGVIYGVNNQFTYDPESRVNTFLHVNHTTEQPSTGTLLCVNGTGILNSWLRKTVFTSEKANASYSYQEINDLAQAVPAGAEGLLILPFGNGAERFLKNKQVGAHIAGLSFNQHTPAHLARAAQEGIIFALRYGFDIMKNMQINARTVKAGDANMFLSPLFAQTFATVTNTTVELYNTDGSQGAARGAGVGAGIYADYSKAFAGLRRTRAVEPELALQEQYEAIYQTWLAELQVQLNRIQD is encoded by the coding sequence ATGTATTTATTAGGATACGACATTGGCTCTTCTTCGGTAAAAGCAACATTAATTAATGCAGAAACTGACGCCGTTTTACGCTCAGCTTTTGCGCCCGCCCAGGAAATGGGCATGATTGTAAAACAAGAAGGCTGGGCCGAACAAGACCCTGAACGGTGGTGGCATTACCTGAGCGAAGTAACGCACCAGGTTATCCGCGAAAGCCGCATCCAAGCCTCTGACATTAAAGCCATTGGCATTGCTTACCAAATGCACGGCCTCGTAGTAGTAGACCAAAACCAACAAGTGCTGCGCCCTTCCATTATCTGGTGCGACAGCCGGGCGGTGCGTTATGGCGATAAAGCATTCCGGGAAATAGGCGCGGAAACTTGTTTATCATGCTATTTAAATTCGCCGGGTAATTTTACCGCTTCCAAGCTAAAATGGGTAAAAGAAAACGAACCGGAAATTTTTAAAAAAATAGATAAGTTTATGTTGCCCGGCGATTACATCGCCATGAAGTTATCGGGCAAAGTACAAACCACGGCTTCCGGTTTATCCGAAGGTATTTTGTGGAATTTTCAAAAGAATGAACCTGCCTTCGATTTACTCGACTACTACGGCATTCCGGCCCAACTTATTCCGGAAATTGTACCTAGCTTTGGTTTACAGGCCGAAGTATCCAGTAGCGCAGCGGCAGAATTAGGTTTAGCAGCGGGCACGCCCATTGCTTACCGGGCCGGCGACCAACCCAATAACGCTTTTTCGTTAAACGTACTGCACCCCGGCGAAATAGCCGCTACGGCCGGTACTTCCGGGGTAATTTACGGCGTAAACAACCAGTTTACGTATGATCCGGAGTCGCGGGTAAATACTTTTTTACACGTAAACCATACCACCGAGCAACCCTCTACGGGTACTTTACTGTGCGTAAACGGCACTGGTATTTTAAATTCGTGGCTGCGGAAAACGGTATTTACTTCCGAGAAAGCCAACGCCAGCTACAGCTACCAAGAAATTAACGACTTAGCCCAGGCCGTACCGGCCGGCGCCGAAGGCCTTTTGATCTTACCTTTTGGAAACGGAGCCGAACGTTTTTTAAAAAATAAGCAGGTAGGCGCCCACATTGCCGGTTTATCTTTTAACCAGCACACCCCGGCGCACTTAGCCCGAGCCGCCCAGGAAGGAATTATTTTTGCCCTGCGTTACGGGTTCGATATCATGAAAAATATGCAGATTAATGCCCGCACCGTAAAAGCCGGCGATGCTAACATGTTTTTGAGCCCCTTGTTTGCGCAAACTTTTGCCACCGTTACCAATACTACTGTAGAGCTGTATAATACCGATGGTTCGCAGGGCGCGGCCCGGGGGGCTGGCGTGGGTGCCGGTATTTACGCTGATTATTCCAAAGCTTTTGCGGGTTTGCGCCGTACACGCGCCGTAGAACCCGAATTGGCCTTACAGGAACAATACGAAGCTATTTACCAAACCTGGCTCGCTGAATTACAAGTGCAACTCAACCGCATTCAGGACTAA
- the xylA gene encoding xylose isomerase produces MAVNVVTGSKEYFPNISKIAYEGKESTNPLAFKYYDENKLVAGKTMKDHFKFSVAYWHSFTGTGGDPFGPGTREFPWSTSSDTITCAKDKMDAAFEFTSKLGLHYYCFHDFDIVAEGKSIADSERNLQTIVDYAKQKQQESGVGLLWGTANLFSHPRYMNGAATNPDFNVLTYAAAQVKAAIDATIALGGQNYVFWGGREGYMSLLNTNTKREIEHMGRFLATARDYGRKAGFTGTFLIEPKPMEPTKHQYDFDAATVIGFLNKFGLQDDFKLNLETNHATLAQHTFAHELQIAADAGLLGSIDANRGDYQNGWDTDQFPVDLYELTEAMLVILEAGGLGNGGVNFDAKLRRNSTDLDDLFLAHIGGIDAFARGLLIADSILQKSDYKKRRQERYASFDSGDGQRFENGELSLEDLRELALKNGEPQQISGKQELFENLINQYI; encoded by the coding sequence ATGGCAGTTAATGTAGTAACCGGATCGAAAGAATACTTTCCGAATATTTCTAAAATAGCGTACGAAGGCAAAGAATCTACCAACCCTTTGGCGTTTAAATATTACGACGAAAACAAGCTAGTGGCGGGTAAAACCATGAAAGACCATTTCAAGTTTTCGGTAGCTTACTGGCATTCGTTCACCGGCACTGGCGGCGACCCGTTTGGTCCGGGTACCCGGGAGTTTCCGTGGTCGACCAGCTCCGATACCATTACCTGCGCCAAAGATAAAATGGATGCGGCTTTTGAGTTTACCTCTAAATTAGGCTTGCACTACTACTGCTTCCACGATTTTGACATTGTAGCTGAAGGCAAATCGATTGCGGACTCAGAGCGTAACCTGCAAACCATTGTGGATTACGCCAAACAAAAGCAACAAGAGTCCGGTGTAGGTTTATTGTGGGGTACCGCTAATTTGTTCTCGCACCCGCGCTACATGAACGGCGCCGCTACCAACCCTGATTTTAACGTACTAACGTATGCTGCTGCGCAAGTTAAAGCTGCTATTGATGCAACTATTGCTTTGGGCGGACAAAACTACGTATTCTGGGGAGGTCGTGAAGGTTATATGTCGTTGCTGAACACCAATACCAAACGCGAAATTGAGCACATGGGCCGATTCCTGGCAACTGCCCGCGATTATGGCCGGAAAGCTGGTTTTACCGGTACTTTCCTGATTGAGCCTAAGCCGATGGAACCAACCAAGCACCAGTACGATTTTGATGCCGCTACTGTAATCGGATTTTTAAATAAATTTGGTTTACAAGACGACTTTAAATTAAACCTGGAAACCAACCACGCTACTTTGGCGCAGCATACTTTCGCGCACGAATTGCAGATTGCCGCTGATGCTGGCTTGTTGGGCAGCATTGATGCCAACCGCGGCGATTACCAGAACGGTTGGGACACGGACCAGTTCCCGGTAGATTTGTACGAGTTAACCGAAGCTATGCTGGTTATTCTGGAAGCCGGTGGATTAGGAAATGGTGGCGTAAACTTTGATGCTAAACTGCGCCGGAACTCTACCGACCTCGATGACTTATTTTTAGCCCACATTGGCGGTATTGATGCGTTTGCTCGTGGCTTATTAATTGCCGACAGCATTCTGCAAAAATCAGATTACAAAAAACGCCGCCAGGAACGTTACGCTTCTTTCGACAGCGGTGATGGTCAGCGTTTCGAAAACGGCGAACTTTCTTTGGAAGATCTACGAGAATTAGCTTTGAAAAACGGCGAACCGCAACAAATCAGCGGCAAGCAAGAGCTGTTCGAAAACCTGATCAACCAGTACATCTAA
- a CDS encoding NUDIX hydrolase — protein MVKTKFAGSILNFKPEDIIPSVSTDCVIFGLDNGKLKVLLLKRNIEPSPGLWALPGGFVLDSEELEHSAMRTLHDTTGMSNVFMEQVQAFGQVNRFPWRRVITIVFYALIKYRTDDLKAGPDASEINWFDIADLPELVFDHKHILNVTLQHLQSKVRSEPIGFELLPPKFTLTQLQELYEAVLRTTFDTRNFRKKLLKMNLLEQLDETQIGVAHRAARLYRFNSSIYLKLKEKGFTFEL, from the coding sequence ATGGTAAAAACAAAGTTTGCCGGTTCAATTTTAAATTTTAAACCTGAAGATATTATTCCCTCTGTTTCTACGGACTGCGTGATTTTTGGCCTCGATAATGGCAAATTAAAAGTGTTGCTGCTCAAACGAAACATTGAACCCTCGCCGGGCTTATGGGCTTTGCCAGGGGGCTTTGTGCTCGATTCGGAAGAATTAGAACATTCGGCCATGCGTACCTTACACGATACCACGGGCATGTCGAACGTTTTTATGGAACAAGTGCAAGCTTTTGGGCAGGTAAACCGCTTTCCGTGGCGCCGGGTTATTACCATTGTTTTTTACGCCCTGATTAAATACCGCACCGACGATTTAAAAGCTGGTCCCGATGCCAGCGAAATTAATTGGTTTGATATCGCGGATTTACCCGAATTGGTATTTGATCATAAGCATATTTTAAACGTTACTTTGCAGCATTTGCAAAGTAAAGTGCGCAGCGAGCCTATTGGCTTTGAGTTGTTACCGCCAAAATTTACTTTAACGCAACTGCAAGAGCTTTACGAAGCCGTACTACGCACCACCTTTGATACCCGCAACTTCCGGAAAAAACTGCTGAAAATGAACTTGCTCGAACAACTCGACGAAACCCAGATTGGCGTAGCCCACCGGGCTGCGCGCTTGTACCGTTTTAATTCTAGCATTTACCTGAAATTAAAAGAAAAAGGCTTTACGTTTGAGTTATAA